The genomic segment AACCGTCCGGCTTGCCTGCGCAGAGTCGCAGTGTTGCCGATCGCACGAAATAGCGCCGACTGACGCATCACTGCGAGGCGATGCCTGGAACCCTGGTAGGAAGGCCAGCAGGATGCTATACGGGAATCACGTATAGCAGTGGAATTACGTCGCCGCCGCGATTATCGAGCATTCGCTAGGTCCGAATTGCCTTCTCGACTATAATTCGCGCACAACCGCGGGGCGCAGCGCGAGCTTGCTCCCACCCGCCAGGGTTCGTTTCGAAATTTGTAACTTCAACGCGGCCTCACTCTACGAGAGATCCTCGCGGTCACACCAACGCTTACATCCGGAGTGGGAAACACTGAGCCGTCATGCGTCGATGCCGACTGTGATGAGGTCGTGCTCCAAAAGCCATTGCCGAAAGACGCTATATGTCAGTCACGTATAGCATCAAATTCATACCCTGAGTTATTGCTGTGCGAGGCGTGCGTCGTTTGTGACGGACGGGAGCAGGCACCAACGGCCCTACCGGCATCACCAGATGTGGGAGTTGGGGGGGCGCACTTAGGACTTTCAGTCGCCATTCTCGTCATCCGCCGCGAAGTGAGACTCTTGTTTCCGAATTCCAAATCTCAAGTGTCAAGTTAGGCGGCGCTCTTGACGGTATAGTGCGCGGCAAAGGCTTTCACAAGGGCGCCTTCACCGTCGCTTATCTCAAGCGCGTGGTCGATTACCTGCACACAGCGCAGGCCGGCTTGGAAGCCATCGCGCCAAAAAAATCTCCTATCTAACAAACTAATTGCCGAAACGCGCCAGCAACTCTTCGAAAGCCGAAGGCATGCTTCAGCTCATGGAAAACTTCCGCGGCAAAGCTTGAGACTTCGGAATGAAATATTGAAACCTGACCCCTATTCGCTATTGAACGGCACGGTGTTACCTAGTGCACGTTGTCGCGCGGTTTTGTAATTTCGGCGTCGCCATAGGCGCCGTGCAGCTGCCCATCGCGAATGAAATCGCGGATCATGGCAAAGTAGCCGGGGGCGTAACAAATCGAAACGCGCGTGCCATCTGGCTTAGTCTCGAACAGAGTTATTCCATGTTCAGCGCGCGGATAAACTGCTAGCATGAGCGGCTGGCCATTGGCTATAAGCGACTTGACGCGGCGACTCGTCTCCGCGCATGGCGCTTCGTAATCCTCCCCGCCCAGGATCCACAACTGCGGCGTCGTATCAGCCCTAAGTGTCGGCATCGGATCGTAATGAAAGGGCGTGCTCCAATTGAATTTCGGAGCCATGGCTCGGAGTTCTGCCTCTGAATAGGGCAGGAACATATAGGTGTAGTTACCGTGCAGATTCTTATACCAGACAGCGTCTTTGTGTTTCGCTCGCACGGCATCGAATTCCTTGAATCCCTGGGTAAACCCGCTCGCAATCACCGTCTCGGCGGCGCGCGCCACTTCGAGTGCCTTGGCAATCTCGGCAGGTGAATGACCTTTTTCGCGCATTTCGATTTCCACTTCCTGCTGGTCTTCATCGATCACGCTGACCGCCAAACCGAAGCAGACGATGACAAAATCAACCGGGGCGCGATTGGCTGCGATGGGAGCAACCCATCCGCCCTGGCTGCCGGCCTGATAACCAACGCGGCCGGCGCGTGCACCAGCCAGACGTCGGGCTTCTCGCATCGCGGCGATCGCGTCGTCGGCCAGCAAGTTGAAATCCTGGCTATAACTGCCTCCGGATTTTCCCGTTCCACGTTTGTCGTAAACAAACACGCCGACATTCTCTGCCGGCAGCATCCGTTGCAGATAGTAACTAATAAGAGCGGAGTCGCGTTCTGCGCCGTGCAACAGAATCACAACCGGCACTTTGTTCTTACCTGCCGGCATGACGAGGCGACCGGCAAGCTTGGTATCGTGACTGCTGAACGTCGTATCCGTTACGTCGAATGCGATGCGATTGCCGGGCATGCCATCGAAATCGATCTTCCCAGTGTTGCAGTCTGAAAATGAAACCGTCTTACCGTCGGCGCGATCGGTCCAGCCGTAGGTGCTGCTCCAGTTTCCCTTTGCCGCCTTATGCAGCGCACCTGTCGTCCCATCAAAGCAACGCCAGCGCAATGCGCCGTCATCTGCTGGCGCAATATCAACAAGGCTTCCATCTTTCAGCCGATAGCTGCCGATGTGGCAATCTGGCGGTTCGACGGCGTGAGCGATCGATCCTGTGAAAAGGACAACGAACAGCGCGATGCTAACGAGATAACTCTCGCCCTTCACCCGTTTTGGTTTCAGTTTTTTCATCAGTTTATCGGGGAACTTCAAGGATAGAGCATTTGATGCAATTTAGCGCTTTCGCAGGAATATTTATGCACATTTTCGCTCGGCTCCGCGTTGACGAAAATCGGGCGGGAACACGTTTCCGATGCGCTGTATGAAGGCCGCTCACTTTAATGAAACGCAAGTCTCGCAGTTATCCTTGGGCGTGGGCATGATCAATTTATGGAATCGTCTCAACATCGGCTTCCGGACCGTCTCTGATTCCGCTGACGAAATGCTGGGCGTAACTAGACGGGGTCGAAATAACGCACTAGCCAACCAGCATGCTCTCTGGTTAGGCGCTGCTACGTTATACGTGGTTCACGTATAGTGACAAGTGTGGCGACTGGGCGCGCATTTCTGAGAACAGTTTCGTTCGCCTGCGTCGGGTGGCAGCGTCGCAACGGCAACAAATCGCTCGACGATTAGCTCCGCTGTGACGCTTCACTTGGAGCAATGCCTTAAACTCTGTAGAAATACCTGCGGGATGCTATACGTGAGTCACGTATAGAATCAAGTCCCGAGTCTGAGTTCCTACTGTGCGAGGCGTGCGTCCTTGGTGGCGACGACGGCCGCAGTCCGGCATCGTCGTGAAAAGAGAGGCAGAGCGGCGGGCGGCGCATGAGGCTTGTCAGCCGGACGGATATCAGGAAGGCATGTCATCACATCTGGGTCCGCAACAACGGCAGTTGGCAAATCATTGCCGGCGTGTCCCCGCCGCTTAACGCTGACGGGAAATGGTTTCTCCCTTAGCCTTTCTACTTTCTAATTTTCGTGTCACTTGCCTGCCCGCCGTGGCGGGTCACTGGCCACTCGTCACTTCCAATAGTCAACCGCTACTTGGCGTCTTTGCGTCGCGCAAACGATAGTCCTACGAGCGCCATGCTCAATACAAGACACCCCCATCCAAAAACATCGCCGATCTTGTCGTAGAGCGTACCGCCGCCGCGGCCGTCGAGCGGAAGATCGC from the Pirellulales bacterium genome contains:
- a CDS encoding alpha/beta hydrolase, with protein sequence MKKLKPKRVKGESYLVSIALFVVLFTGSIAHAVEPPDCHIGSYRLKDGSLVDIAPADDGALRWRCFDGTTGALHKAAKGNWSSTYGWTDRADGKTVSFSDCNTGKIDFDGMPGNRIAFDVTDTTFSSHDTKLAGRLVMPAGKNKVPVVILLHGAERDSALISYYLQRMLPAENVGVFVYDKRGTGKSGGSYSQDFNLLADDAIAAMREARRLAGARAGRVGYQAGSQGGWVAPIAANRAPVDFVIVCFGLAVSVIDEDQQEVEIEMREKGHSPAEIAKALEVARAAETVIASGFTQGFKEFDAVRAKHKDAVWYKNLHGNYTYMFLPYSEAELRAMAPKFNWSTPFHYDPMPTLRADTTPQLWILGGEDYEAPCAETSRRVKSLIANGQPLMLAVYPRAEHGITLFETKPDGTRVSICYAPGYFAMIRDFIRDGQLHGAYGDAEITKPRDNVH